One Nerophis lumbriciformis linkage group LG21, RoL_Nlum_v2.1, whole genome shotgun sequence DNA segment encodes these proteins:
- the LOC140679689 gene encoding uncharacterized protein, with the protein MSGAQFGDPKELRPVALGEAPFGIRLYDSRPDGRPPVSEKMLNQAPWMSGAQFGDPKELRPVALGEAPFGIRLYDSRPDGRPPVSEKMLNQAPRISGAQLYDPEELRPVTLGEAPSGVHLEDSHPDGRPTVSDKVLDQTIKGLHFFACQIGGDRRCAARAGQCEPIGLDHRLEFRRQKSRASLTRLW; encoded by the exons atgtctggtgcccaatttggagatccaaaggagctccgcccggtggcgttgggcgaggctccatttgggatccgtctctacgacagtcgcccggacggaagaccacccgtgtcggagaaaatgctgaaccag gccccctggatgtctggtgcccaatttggagatccaaaggagctccgcccggtggcgttgggcgaggctccatttgggatccgtctctacgacagtcgcccggacggaagaccacccgtgtcggagaaaatgctgaaccag GCCCCCCGGATATCTGGTGCCCAACTTTACGATCCAGAGGAGCTCCGCCCTGtgacgttgggcgaggctccatctgGGGTTCATCTCGAGGACAGtcacccggacggaagaccaaccGTGTCGGACAAAGTGCTGGACCAG ACTATAAAGGGCCTCCACTTcttcgcgtgtcaaattgggggtGACCGCAGGTGCGCAGCCCGAGCCGGACAATGTGAGCCCATCGGCCTGGACCatcgcctggaattccggaggcaaaagtccag GGCCAGTTTGACACGTCtatggtag